The genomic region GTTCTTCTGAAACGACGTAGATCATGGCTCCTGCTGCAAAGGCAAGCAGGTAGGGTAGCAGACCTGAGATGAGGTTTGTCAAGGCAATGGTAATCAGTCCTGCAATGGGCTCGACAATGCCTGAGAGCGTGCCATAAAGGAATGCCTTACCCCGAGAGGCGCCTTCGCCTCTCAGTGGCATGGAGATGATGGCACCTTCTGGGAAGTTCTGAATGGCAATACCGAGGGAAAGTACCATGGCAGCACTTGCGGTGACCAATGGGTTCTGGAGCATCAATCCTGCATAGACGACGCCTACGGCCATTCCTTCAGGGATATTATGCAAGGTGACGGCCAGTACCAGCATCGTAGTATGTTTCAGTTTGGTATGTGGGCCTTCAGGGCTTTCTTTGTCTGGATGTAGGTGTGGGATGATGTGGTCAAGCAGAAGCAGGAACCCTGTTCCAAGGAGAAAGCCGATGGCTGCTGGTAACCATGTCATGGAATAGCCTTGGTTTTCTGCCATGGAGAGGGCTGGTTCAAGCAATGACCAGATGGAGGCTGCGATCATAACGCCGGAGGCAAAGCCCAGCAGGGCTTTTGTAAGGCGGGTGGGAATGGTATCTTTTACCAGCAGTACCATGGCTGCTCCTAAGGTAGTTCCCAAGAACGGTATGAAAAGTCCAGCAAGTACGGTTTGGTTTAACATTCTGTTTTCTCCTGTTGATGGGAATATGATAGTATACCTTTGGAATACAGGCAAGAAGTATTATTCTGTTACCTTTTTGTTGGTTTCTTGTTATACTGCTAATGAGGTGCATATCGGACACCGATAAGTATGCAAAAAGATGCGTCTGTATGTCAAATATGTTGGCTGTTTCAACTTTACTTTTTGTCTGTTGGCTGGTATACTCCCACTTAGACAAAAAACTAGAGCTGTAATGTGTTATTATACATATGAAAGTGATAGTATGGAATGTGTAAAGTATTTGGGGAAAAACAGACTATACCTATTGTTTTGCCATGAAGGTCTGTTTATGCATGGGGGAGGAAGTATACGTTGATAGTATCATCAAGGGATATATTTTTCTTTTTTCTGCTTTACTCCATTTCCAGTACAGGTGATTTCATGATGCATCAGACAGTGTCTGTTTGCGGTAAGTGGCCTTCGATGGCCTGACAGGACCCCGGACAGACAGTACGTTGATTCGTCGCGGCTGGGTATGGATGGGAGACAGGTAGATAGCTGTAATTCAAGCAGGTGCTTGAAATGGTCTGTTATCCTGTACTCTTTTTCAATGCTGGGAAATATGACATATTTAATGTTTTGTCCATTATAGCCTTACGTATATAATGATATTTTTATATCTATTTTAGCTGATAGTATATCCTCGTCTGCAAAGGCGAGGATATATTATGTCAGTGATTCTTAATATGGAGTGCACCGTACATGAAGCAATCACAGTCAAACAAGGATTGTGCTGACAAAGTAGTACATAGACACCAGTCCCGAAGAGGGCGTATTGTCATTTTGATGCTGTTGGATATTGCGGTGTTCCTGTTTGTCTGGATAGCATCACAGTTTCTGGTATATGGGAATTTGGGTAAGATTACTGCAGGTTGTTGCTTGGTTATTGTACTGCAGATGCTTGCACAAGTGATATTCGGCCTGTATCGGGTACGGCTTATTGACAGTTCACTGGAACTTGCTGTACGGGCTCTTGGGCTTATGCTAGCTTCTTGTATTGGCTTTATCATTGCATTTTGGGGTCAACTGTTTGAACTGGCGAATTTCCGTTTGTTCGCTTGTTATACCATACTTTCTTATAGCGGTACGCTTGGTTACAGGGTGTTATATCGCTACTTGGTGTATCGTGTTCGCCAGAGAAACTGTGAAGGTTCTGGATTTGGTGATGAAGAAGGTGACCATCGAAGGCGTGTTGCGCTTGTCTATGGTGCTGGTGAAATTGGTAAGATGCTTGCTTCCCAAGCTACAAAGGGCAAGCTTAATTATAATATTGTCGGATTCATTGACGATGATGAGGTCAAAAGCCGTACATTGATTCTCAATCGTCCTGTACTTGGTACAGTTGACCAGATTGAAGACATCTTGGTCAGACGTAAGATAGATACCCTGATCATAGCTATTACTGAGCTTTCTGCAGAGCATCTGCAGCAGGCTGTAGCTGCTGCAAATGCGACAGGGGCTGAGGTCAAGATTGTACCAAGTCTCTTCGAGCTGGAAAACAACCAGAAACAAAAAAGTGTTGATCTCAGGACGATCAACTACCAGGATCTGTTGGGCAGGAAGCTGATTGAGATTGATAGGAAGCCGATCAGGGAGATGATCGAAGGCAAGGTGGTTCTGGTAACCGGTGCCTGTGGTTCCATTGGTTCCGAGATCTGCCGTCAGGTGAAGAGCTATGGTCCCAAGCAACTGCTATTGCTTGATATTGATGAGTCTGGACTTCATGACAGTGTATTGAGACTTTTGGATTACAAGCATGAATGGTCTGATGAAGTGTTTCCGATCCTGTGTGATATCAAGAACGGGGCGAAGGTACAGGCTATCATGGCCAAGTACCATCCTGATATTGTATTCCATGCTGCAGCTTACAAGCATGTACCGATGGTACAGCTCTACCCTGAGGAGGGTATCAGAACAAACATCGGAGGTTCCTACAATGTGCTGAAGGCTGCCAAGGACAACAGGGTCAAGAAGGTCGTAGTGATCAGTACGGACAAGGCTGTCAATCCTACGAATGTCATGGGAGCTACCAAAAGGGTGGTTGAGCTTGAGGCTGCCATGCTGAGTTCTCCTGAGACAGAGATGGTCTGTGTAAGATTTGGCAATGTCATTGGAAGCCGAGGTAGCATGTTGCCTCTTTTCCTTGAGGAGATTCGTGCTGGAGTGCCCATTACCGTAACAGATAAGAAGATTATCAGATACTTCATGGCCATTCCTGAAGCTGTAAGTCTTGTGTTCCTTGCTGGCTCTTTAGGTAAAGGTGGAGAGGTCATGGTCTTGGATATGGGGCAGCCTGTCAACATCTATGAATTTGCCAAGCGTCTGATTGCGATGTATGGTAATCCACAGGAAGACAAGATAGTCATTACAGGCCTCAGGCCTGGAGAAAAGATGTATGAGGAACTTCTGGCAAATAAAGACAATACTATTCCAACCCAGAACAAACTTATATTCAAAGCAAAAGTAAGTGGTAGCCTGAGCAAAGAAACCTTTATGGACAGACTCCATAAAATAGAAACCACAGATTCAGAAACTCTTAAGACTTGGGTGAAAGAAACAGTGCCGGAGTTTAGGGAAGGATAAGGTTGATCCAAGTTAGGGTTAGAATAATTCTGATTAGTTTTTAATTTTAATATATATATGTATATATTAGTGACAAAATATTTTTCTGTTTTTTTGATAGCAAGTTATGCCATTAAAAGGATTTTATATATAGTGTTAGAAGATTTGTATGAATAAAAATTAAATAATTTAGAGGAAAAAATTGAATTTAGGAATTGTTAATAAGTCAGTACTAATTGTTGGAGCAAGTAAAGGGATTGGTAGGGAAATTGCACTTGCTTTTGCAAAAGAAGGATGTAAAAAGCTTGTGGTATTGGCTCGGACAGAAAACTTATTAAAGACATTAGTAACTGAATGTTCTGAATTTCATCAGGATGCTTCTTTTTTTGCTGTTGACTTAATGAAAGAAGATTCTATCAAGATTGCTTCTAAACTAATTGATGACTACGGCGTTTTTGATATCATAATCCAAAATATTGGATCATCATTAACACCAACTCGAAATCCATTATCTCCTTTTTCTGATTGGAATTTTGCACTTAGATTAAATGCTGGAATTGCCATAGATTTAAATAGTGTTTTTATTCCACTGATGGTTAATAAAAACTGGGGTAGAATAATCCATGTTTCATCAATTTCTGCAAAAATGTTGAGAGGAAATCCCTTGTATGCATCAGCTAAATCCTTTCTAAATTCATATGTAATAACAACAGGAAGGTTTTTAGCATCTTCTGGAGTTGTGCTTTCTGCCGTCGAACCGGGGGCTATTTCTTTTCCTGATAGTTATTGGGATAAGGCAATGAAACAAAATGACCCAAAATGTAATGATTTCCTTCGTCATCATCA from Spirochaetia bacterium harbors:
- a CDS encoding ZIP family metal transporter, with translation MLNQTVLAGLFIPFLGTTLGAAMVLLVKDTIPTRLTKALLGFASGVMIAASIWSLLEPALSMAENQGYSMTWLPAAIGFLLGTGFLLLLDHIIPHLHPDKESPEGPHTKLKHTTMLVLAVTLHNIPEGMAVGVVYAGLMLQNPLVTASAAMVLSLGIAIQNFPEGAIISMPLRGEGASRGKAFLYGTLSGIVEPIAGLITIALTNLISGLLPYLLAFAAGAMIYVVSEELIPEAQTDDNSDVGTIGLAIGFTLMMVLDVALG
- a CDS encoding polysaccharide biosynthesis protein; this translates as MKQSQSNKDCADKVVHRHQSRRGRIVILMLLDIAVFLFVWIASQFLVYGNLGKITAGCCLVIVLQMLAQVIFGLYRVRLIDSSLELAVRALGLMLASCIGFIIAFWGQLFELANFRLFACYTILSYSGTLGYRVLYRYLVYRVRQRNCEGSGFGDEEGDHRRRVALVYGAGEIGKMLASQATKGKLNYNIVGFIDDDEVKSRTLILNRPVLGTVDQIEDILVRRKIDTLIIAITELSAEHLQQAVAAANATGAEVKIVPSLFELENNQKQKSVDLRTINYQDLLGRKLIEIDRKPIREMIEGKVVLVTGACGSIGSEICRQVKSYGPKQLLLLDIDESGLHDSVLRLLDYKHEWSDEVFPILCDIKNGAKVQAIMAKYHPDIVFHAAAYKHVPMVQLYPEEGIRTNIGGSYNVLKAAKDNRVKKVVVISTDKAVNPTNVMGATKRVVELEAAMLSSPETEMVCVRFGNVIGSRGSMLPLFLEEIRAGVPITVTDKKIIRYFMAIPEAVSLVFLAGSLGKGGEVMVLDMGQPVNIYEFAKRLIAMYGNPQEDKIVITGLRPGEKMYEELLANKDNTIPTQNKLIFKAKVSGSLSKETFMDRLHKIETTDSETLKTWVKETVPEFREG
- a CDS encoding SDR family oxidoreductase, with translation MNLGIVNKSVLIVGASKGIGREIALAFAKEGCKKLVVLARTENLLKTLVTECSEFHQDASFFAVDLMKEDSIKIASKLIDDYGVFDIIIQNIGSSLTPTRNPLSPFSDWNFALRLNAGIAIDLNSVFIPLMVNKNWGRIIHVSSISAKMLRGNPLYASAKSFLNSYVITTGRFLASSGVVLSAVEPGAISFPDSYWDKAMKQNDPKCNDFLRHHQAINRFGTCSEIADVVLFMSSAQSSFMPGAIVPVDGANM